Proteins co-encoded in one Kiritimatiellia bacterium genomic window:
- a CDS encoding tyrosine-type recombinase/integrase: MQSKLNQPTWPRIRKRKTKVKKHTYHYWVVDCGVVDGKRITYTYKSKADAELMAQKKRIERNKIGADALRLNEDQKKEAVLAYHKLNGRATLVDAVETFLQHSPQDGVKRSVKEVFDEYLESKRKANRRPLTIRDARQKVQRFVARYGKSLIHEITVHDIEKWLDDLGLTPVSRECYMRNLRAYFQYAVKREYIRTNPGSKIEKTHLDNKSPKVMPVDDVKKLFGVAEKSVPELIPYLALSFFAGLRPAETQEITWDNIDLEGRIIRVIPTVAKTRRQRFVDVSENLFQWLTRYRSLGKIYYSRMAFIKVRQLAGITWSPDIARHSFGSYHLAHHENVQKTCLQMGHTMPDVLFNHYRGLVRREDATQYWLITPQAKSNVISPAH; the protein is encoded by the coding sequence ATGCAATCAAAATTAAACCAACCGACGTGGCCAAGGATACGAAAGCGTAAAACAAAAGTCAAGAAACACACGTATCATTATTGGGTTGTCGATTGCGGCGTTGTTGACGGCAAGCGCATAACTTACACGTATAAGTCAAAAGCCGATGCCGAATTGATGGCGCAAAAGAAACGCATCGAACGAAATAAAATCGGCGCCGACGCTCTTCGACTCAATGAAGATCAGAAAAAGGAAGCCGTCCTTGCCTACCATAAGCTTAATGGGCGTGCTACCCTTGTGGATGCGGTTGAAACCTTCCTGCAACATTCGCCGCAAGATGGTGTAAAACGAAGTGTCAAGGAAGTGTTTGATGAATACCTTGAATCCAAACGCAAAGCCAATCGGCGTCCCCTCACCATCCGTGACGCCCGCCAGAAAGTTCAGCGGTTTGTTGCCCGCTACGGCAAATCCCTGATCCATGAAATAACTGTCCACGATATTGAAAAGTGGCTTGATGACCTTGGTCTGACCCCGGTATCGCGCGAATGCTATATGCGTAACCTGCGCGCATATTTCCAGTATGCGGTGAAGCGGGAATACATCCGGACCAATCCTGGCAGTAAGATCGAAAAAACGCATTTGGATAACAAATCGCCAAAAGTCATGCCGGTTGATGATGTCAAAAAACTGTTTGGCGTTGCTGAGAAATCAGTTCCAGAACTTATCCCATATCTCGCGCTGTCTTTTTTTGCCGGCTTGCGTCCTGCGGAAACCCAAGAAATAACTTGGGATAATATTGACCTTGAAGGCCGGATCATTCGGGTCATCCCTACCGTTGCCAAAACGCGTCGCCAGCGATTTGTTGATGTTTCCGAGAATCTCTTTCAGTGGCTTACCCGATATCGGAGTCTCGGTAAAATATATTATTCCCGCATGGCATTTATCAAGGTTCGGCAGTTGGCTGGCATTACGTGGTCGCCCGATATTGCCCGCCATTCTTTTGGATCATATCACCTAGCCCATCACGAAAATGTCCAAAAAACCTGCCTGCAAATGGGTCACACCATGCCTGATGTCCTGTTTAATCATTACCGTGGTCTTGTCAGACGTGAAGATGCCACCCAATATTGGCTGATAACACCACAGGCAAAAAGTAACGTTATTTCGCCAGCCCATTAA
- a CDS encoding uracil-DNA glycosylase, which produces MDGDIKQRLAKIKKDVESYIDYLRENNVTEIISFAGGRKGNNAVSGRPPVSAAGRSVPPAPAAEKQAPESPAGPPEEELEAIAARVAACSKCALHKTRTKTVPGQGNCRPDILFIGEAPGEDEDRQGIAFIGRAGQLLTRLIVRMGYAREEVFIANIIKCRPPNNRKPLPEEMKTCLPYLERQIAVLKPKVMVLLGATALDGLIPSNVPGRTISRTRGKWLEYQGIPVMPTFHPSYLLRNQSAMWDVWADMEKVLAHLGRKAPPKK; this is translated from the coding sequence ATGGATGGGGACATAAAACAACGGCTGGCAAAGATTAAAAAAGACGTGGAATCTTATATTGATTATCTGCGCGAAAATAATGTCACTGAAATAATTTCTTTTGCCGGCGGCCGGAAGGGAAACAATGCCGTTTCCGGCCGTCCCCCGGTTTCCGCCGCCGGCCGGTCCGTGCCCCCCGCTCCGGCCGCGGAAAAACAGGCGCCGGAAAGCCCCGCCGGGCCGCCCGAAGAGGAATTAGAGGCAATCGCCGCCCGGGTCGCCGCCTGCTCAAAATGCGCGCTTCATAAAACACGGACAAAAACGGTTCCGGGGCAGGGGAACTGCCGGCCGGATATTCTTTTTATCGGTGAAGCTCCGGGTGAGGATGAAGACCGGCAGGGGATAGCGTTTATCGGCCGGGCCGGCCAGCTGCTGACCCGCTTGATTGTCCGGATGGGATACGCGCGCGAAGAGGTTTTCATCGCCAACATCATCAAGTGCCGGCCGCCGAACAACCGGAAGCCTTTGCCGGAGGAAATGAAAACGTGCCTGCCTTATCTTGAGCGGCAGATTGCCGTTTTGAAACCAAAAGTCATGGTTCTTCTGGGCGCCACCGCGCTGGATGGTCTTATACCTTCCAACGTGCCGGGGAGAACAATCTCAAGAACGCGCGGTAAATGGCTTGAATATCAAGGCATTCCTGTCATGCCGACTTTTCATCCTTCCTATCTCCTGCGCAACCAGTCGGCCATGTGGGACGTGTGGGCGGACATGGAAAAAGTTCTGGCGCATCTCGGCCGCAAAGCGCCGCCCAAAAAATAA
- a CDS encoding CDP-alcohol phosphatidyltransferase family protein: protein MNWRQFIPTVITLLAMLCGFFSILLAIEGEKHFLLSAQFIMLAMALDGLDGNLARLLKGTSPFGAELDTYVDLTAFGLAPAILIYQVALQRHVDWRILMTSLVVLSGVIRLARFKAHDPARGQAGYCGLPITASAGWVAIFVLLSETKVFAEFFQLGYGPVGVLFLGGVLVMITLQVSNVPYPKPTKIPSVFVLCVVLVLLLFFTGSRAATAASLLILGLGVVYVIFGPLFMRRMKRLAFADGNINNGNAGAKNGFWF, encoded by the coding sequence ATGAATTGGCGGCAGTTTATTCCCACCGTGATCACCCTGCTGGCGATGCTGTGCGGTTTTTTCAGCATCCTGCTGGCCATTGAAGGCGAAAAACATTTCCTGCTTTCGGCGCAGTTTATCATGCTGGCCATGGCTCTGGACGGCCTGGACGGCAATCTGGCCCGGCTCCTGAAGGGCACTTCGCCCTTCGGCGCGGAACTGGACACTTATGTGGATTTGACCGCCTTCGGCCTGGCGCCGGCCATTCTTATTTACCAGGTGGCGCTGCAAAGACACGTTGACTGGCGCATTCTGATGACCTCGCTGGTGGTGCTCTCGGGCGTTATCCGCCTGGCGCGTTTCAAGGCGCACGACCCGGCGCGCGGTCAGGCCGGCTACTGCGGACTTCCCATCACGGCCAGCGCCGGTTGGGTGGCTATTTTTGTCCTCCTGAGCGAAACCAAGGTCTTTGCTGAATTTTTCCAGCTGGGCTACGGTCCGGTTGGAGTTTTGTTCCTGGGCGGGGTGCTGGTGATGATCACCCTCCAGGTTTCCAACGTGCCTTATCCGAAACCGACAAAAATACCGAGCGTTTTCGTGCTGTGCGTGGTGTTGGTTCTGTTGTTGTTTTTCACGGGCAGCAGGGCCGCCACTGCCGCATCCCTGCTAATTCTCGGCCTGGGAGTGGTCTATGTGATTTTCGGCCCGCTTTTTATGAGAAGGATGAAACGCCTGGCATTTGCAGACGGAAACATTAACAACGGAAATGCCGGCGCTAAAAACGGATTTTGGTTTTAA
- the mtnP gene encoding S-methyl-5'-thioadenosine phosphorylase yields the protein MAKIGIIGGSGLDDPQILRDAQDIHVSTPYGETTSPLTCGTIEGVEVAMLARHGRRHTCPPTQVNYRANIFALKGQGCTHILATSACGSLREEIRRGDFVVLDQFIDFSRRRALSFFEKFEPGIQNAKHTPMAAPFSAFLRQQLTSAAKSLDLRSHPRGTVITIEGPRFSTRAESKMFRAWGADVINMTVATEAALANELEIPYAAVAVSTDYDCWKTDEEPVTIADILRVFAQNVENLKKLLLKTIALIGSAG from the coding sequence ATGGCAAAAATCGGCATAATCGGCGGATCCGGACTTGACGACCCGCAAATACTGCGGGACGCGCAAGACATCCATGTTTCAACGCCCTACGGGGAAACAACTTCGCCGCTGACCTGCGGAACAATTGAAGGCGTTGAAGTCGCCATGCTGGCGCGGCACGGACGCCGGCATACCTGCCCGCCAACCCAGGTCAACTACCGCGCCAACATTTTCGCCCTCAAGGGACAGGGCTGCACGCACATCCTGGCAACGTCCGCCTGCGGGTCATTACGCGAGGAAATCCGCCGCGGCGATTTCGTGGTGCTGGATCAGTTTATTGATTTTTCGCGCCGCCGGGCGCTTTCGTTTTTTGAAAAATTTGAGCCCGGCATCCAGAACGCAAAACACACGCCGATGGCCGCGCCTTTTTCCGCGTTCCTGCGCCAGCAGCTGACGTCGGCCGCAAAGTCGCTGGATTTGCGCTCTCATCCGCGCGGCACGGTGATTACCATTGAAGGCCCGCGCTTTTCCACCCGGGCCGAGTCAAAGATGTTCCGGGCCTGGGGGGCCGACGTGATCAACATGACCGTCGCCACGGAAGCCGCCCTCGCCAACGAGCTTGAAATTCCCTACGCGGCCGTGGCGGTCTCCACCGATTATGACTGCTGGAAAACCGACGAAGAACCGGTAACGATCGCCGACATCCTGCGCGTGTTCGCGCAGAACGTGGAAAACCTGAAAAAACTCCTGCTGAAGACAATCGCCCTTATCGGCTCGGCCGGATGA
- the bioB gene encoding biotin synthase BioB encodes MGYITPQFCGGSFKINNESSVKCSEKQSCRLDWRALAEKALTSTGITRGEALAVLRADESDLLEILAAAYRLRRETFGRSVNLHVIQNARSGSCSENCGFCSQSAVSKAGIGHYPLRSAEEIAAGARQADKMNAAKYCIVTSGRAPAEDAVETMCAAARQIRAEGIKLSICVSMGLASAEQLRRLAKAGVNRYNHNLETARRFFPEICSTHSYDERAATVRMAKAAGLEVCCGGIIGLGESLEDRVELAFELRELGVDSIPVNLFNPRPGTPFEKKPPLAALAALRALAMFRFVNPRRDIRAAGGREACLGPLQPLALFAANSVFTEGYLTTAGQGYSRDMEIIRSLGFEVGRIEA; translated from the coding sequence TTGGGATATATAACACCTCAATTTTGCGGGGGATCTTTTAAAATCAACAACGAATCTTCAGTTAAATGTTCCGAAAAGCAATCCTGCCGCCTTGACTGGCGGGCGCTGGCGGAAAAGGCGCTGACTTCTACCGGCATCACGCGCGGGGAAGCGCTGGCGGTTCTGCGGGCGGATGAAAGCGATCTGCTGGAAATCCTGGCCGCGGCCTACCGCCTGCGGCGGGAAACGTTCGGACGAAGCGTGAATCTGCACGTTATTCAAAACGCGCGCAGCGGTTCCTGTTCCGAAAACTGCGGTTTCTGCAGTCAGTCGGCCGTGTCCAAAGCCGGGATTGGCCATTACCCCCTGCGCAGTGCGGAGGAAATAGCCGCCGGCGCCCGGCAGGCCGACAAGATGAACGCGGCGAAGTATTGTATTGTCACCAGCGGCCGTGCGCCCGCCGAAGATGCGGTTGAAACCATGTGCGCCGCCGCCCGGCAAATCCGCGCCGAGGGAATTAAACTGAGCATTTGCGTTTCAATGGGGCTGGCAAGCGCGGAGCAGTTGCGCCGCCTGGCCAAAGCGGGCGTGAACCGTTACAATCACAACTTGGAAACCGCGCGCCGGTTCTTTCCGGAAATCTGCAGCACGCATTCCTACGATGAACGCGCTGCCACGGTGCGCATGGCCAAGGCGGCCGGGCTGGAAGTCTGCTGCGGGGGCATTATCGGGTTGGGGGAATCCCTGGAGGACCGGGTGGAACTTGCTTTTGAATTGCGCGAACTGGGGGTTGATTCCATTCCAGTCAATCTTTTTAATCCGCGCCCCGGTACGCCTTTTGAAAAAAAACCGCCTTTGGCCGCCCTTGCGGCCCTGCGCGCGCTGGCGATGTTCCGGTTTGTCAATCCGCGCCGGGATATCCGCGCGGCGGGCGGACGCGAAGCATGCCTGGGTCCGCTCCAGCCTTTGGCTTTGTTCGCCGCCAATTCTGTTTTTACCGAGGGCTATCTCACCACCGCCGGACAGGGGTATTCAAGGGATATGGAAATAATCCGGAGCCTCGGTTTTGAAGTCGGCCGGATTGAAGCATGA
- the rfaD gene encoding ADP-glyceromanno-heptose 6-epimerase encodes MGGKYIVTGGAGFIGSNLIEALNRRGEEHILVVDDLGQDEKWRNLVGLNYADYWDKDDFRFHLRNDSLGEADIVFHLGACSSTTERNASFLADNNYRFTCELCEWCLRHKARFIYASSAATYGDGSEGYRDDFEKIGRLKPLNMYGYSKQMFDLWALRHGLFDKIAGVKYFNIYGPREAHKGDMRSMVHKAFCQIRETGTVRLFKSENPDYRAGEQLRDFMFVRDAVEATIFLAENGDANGLFNCGTAQARTWLDLARAVFAALKREPQIEFIDMPETLRAKYQYHTEADVSRLRAAGYSEPFAPLEEGVREYIAWLQSGKP; translated from the coding sequence ATGGGCGGAAAATATATTGTTACCGGCGGCGCCGGATTCATCGGCAGTAATCTGATAGAGGCGCTCAACCGGCGCGGCGAGGAGCATATCCTCGTCGTTGACGATCTTGGCCAGGACGAGAAATGGAGGAACCTGGTCGGACTGAATTACGCCGATTACTGGGATAAGGACGATTTCCGCTTCCACCTGCGGAACGATTCTCTGGGAGAAGCCGATATTGTTTTCCATCTCGGCGCCTGCAGTTCCACCACCGAGCGCAACGCCTCCTTCCTGGCCGACAATAATTACCGTTTTACCTGCGAGTTGTGCGAGTGGTGTCTGCGGCACAAGGCGCGTTTTATCTACGCTTCCAGCGCCGCCACCTACGGCGACGGTTCCGAGGGATACCGCGATGATTTTGAGAAAATCGGGCGGTTGAAACCGCTCAATATGTACGGTTATTCCAAGCAGATGTTTGACCTCTGGGCACTGCGGCACGGCTTGTTTGACAAGATCGCCGGCGTCAAGTATTTCAACATTTACGGCCCGCGCGAGGCGCACAAGGGCGACATGCGTTCCATGGTCCACAAGGCTTTCTGCCAGATCCGCGAAACCGGCACCGTGCGGCTGTTCAAGTCGGAAAATCCGGATTACCGCGCCGGCGAACAGCTGCGGGATTTTATGTTTGTCAGGGACGCCGTGGAAGCGACCATCTTTCTGGCGGAAAACGGGGATGCGAACGGGCTTTTCAACTGCGGTACGGCTCAAGCGCGCACCTGGCTGGATTTGGCCCGGGCGGTCTTTGCGGCGTTAAAGCGCGAGCCGCAGATTGAATTCATTGACATGCCGGAAACGTTGCGCGCCAAGTATCAGTACCATACCGAGGCCGATGTTTCCCGTCTGCGTGCGGCCGGGTATTCCGAGCCTTTCGCCCCGCTGGAGGAAGGTGTCCGCGAATACATCGCCTGGCTGCAATCCGGGAAGCCATGA
- a CDS encoding putative toxin-antitoxin system toxin component, PIN family produces MTAPRIVLDSNVIISAFLFGGHPARIVEHVLDGSLQCFVSLAILDEIRDVLQRPKFGLSSEQALAFIEELHNLCRAVTPTARVRAINADPDDNRVLECALAADADTIVSGDSHLLNLGQWQNIRILAPAEFIREFEGQ; encoded by the coding sequence ATGACGGCTCCGCGCATCGTGCTGGATTCCAATGTCATTATCTCCGCCTTTCTCTTTGGCGGCCATCCGGCGCGCATTGTGGAACATGTGCTCGACGGCTCCTTGCAATGTTTTGTCTCCCTGGCAATTCTGGATGAAATACGGGACGTGTTGCAAAGACCGAAGTTTGGTCTGTCATCGGAACAGGCTCTCGCGTTTATTGAGGAACTTCATAACCTGTGCCGGGCAGTAACCCCAACGGCCAGAGTCCGGGCTATTAATGCCGATCCTGACGACAACCGTGTTCTGGAATGCGCCCTGGCCGCTGACGCGGACACGATTGTCTCCGGAGATTCACACTTGCTCAATCTCGGTCAATGGCAGAACATACGTATTCTCGCGCCGGCCGAGTTCATAAGGGAATTTGAAGGACAATAA
- a CDS encoding ribbon-helix-helix domain-containing protein, with amino-acid sequence MSNVTVNISFQDSLLREIDRVAHGEARSRSEFLREAARLYIQRKERWAGIFVLGRKIARGKKLKQQDVSAEIAAYRKNRVAG; translated from the coding sequence ATGAGCAACGTAACCGTCAATATATCGTTTCAGGACAGTCTGCTTCGCGAAATTGACCGTGTCGCCCATGGCGAGGCCCGAAGCCGCTCGGAATTTTTACGCGAGGCGGCTCGGTTATACATCCAGCGCAAAGAGCGGTGGGCCGGAATATTTGTTCTGGGCCGGAAAATCGCCCGCGGAAAAAAACTGAAGCAACAGGATGTATCAGCAGAAATTGCCGCATACCGGAAAAACAGGGTGGCAGGTTAA